One Buteo buteo chromosome 31, bButBut1.hap1.1, whole genome shotgun sequence genomic region harbors:
- the STX1B gene encoding syntaxin-1B isoform X1 produces MKDRTQELRSAKDSDDEEEVVHVDRDHFMDEFFEQVEEIRGCIEKLSEDVEQVKKQHSAILAAPNPDEKTKQELEDLTADIKKTANKVRSKLKAIEQSIEQEEGLNRSSADLRIRKTQHSTLSRKFVEVMTEYNATQSKYRDRCKDRIQRQLEITGRTTTNEELEDMLESGKLAIFTDDIKMDSQMTKQALNEIETRHNEIIKLETSIRELHDMFVDMAMLVESQGEMIDRIEYNVEHSVDYVERAVSDTKKAVKYQSKARRVSDGVGQEGGAGARLSGSSTRGGFSCSVTFLSSLLSPPRAARMTFILIFFFLGGGG; encoded by the exons atgaaGGACCGGACCCAGGAGCTCCGCAGc gcgAAGGACAGCGACGATGAGGAGGAGGTCGTCCACGTCGACCGCGACCACTTCATGGACGAGTTCTTCGAGCAG GTGGAGGAGATCCGGGGCTGCATCGAGAAGCTGTCGGAAGACGTGGAGCAGGTGAAGAAGCAGCACAGCGCCATCCTGGCCGCCCCCAACCCCGACGAGA AGAcgaagcaggagctggaggaccTCACGGCCGACATCAAGAAGACGGCGAACAAAGTGCGCTCCAAGTTGAAAG CCATCGAGCAGAGCATCGAGCAGGAGGAAGGTCTGAACCGCTCCTCGGCCGACTTACGCATCCGGAAAACGCAG cactcgACGCTGTCCCGCAAGTTCGTGGAGGTGATGACGGAGTACAACGCCACCCAGTCCAAGTACCGCGACCGGTGCAAGGACAGGATCCAGAGACAGCTGGAGATCA CCGGCCGGACCACCACCAACGAGGAGCTGGAGGACATGCTGGAGAGCGGGAAGTTGGCCATCTTCACGGATGAC ATCAAAATGGACTCGCAGATGACCAAACAGGCCCTGAACGAGATCGAGACGCGACACAACGAGATCATAAAGCTGGAAACGAGCATCCGGGAGCTGCACGACATGTTTGTGGACATGGCGATGCTGGTGGAGAGCCAG GGCGAGATGATCGACCGCATCGAGTACAACGTGGAACACTCGGTCGACTACGTGGAACGAGCCGTGTCGGACACCAAAAAAGCCGTAAAGTACCAGAGCAAAGCCCGGAGGGTGAGTGATGGGGTGGGGCAggagggcggggcgggagcCCGGCTATCTGGGTCCTCTACGCGAGGGGGTTTCTCCTGCTCCGTAACgttcctctcttctctcctttctcctccccgtGCTGCCCGGATGAcgtttattttaatttttttttttttgggggggggtgggtaa
- the STX1B gene encoding syntaxin-1B isoform X2, which yields MKDRTQELRSAKDSDDEEEVVHVDRDHFMDEFFEQVEEIRGCIEKLSEDVEQVKKQHSAILAAPNPDEKTKQELEDLTADIKKTANKVRSKLKAIEQSIEQEEGLNRSSADLRIRKTQHSTLSRKFVEVMTEYNATQSKYRDRCKDRIQRQLEITGRTTTNEELEDMLESGKLAIFTDDIKMDSQMTKQALNEIETRHNEIIKLETSIRELHDMFVDMAMLVESQGEMIDRIEYNVEHSVDYVERAVSDTKKAVKYQSKARRKKIMIIICCVVLGVVLASSIGGTLGL from the exons atgaaGGACCGGACCCAGGAGCTCCGCAGc gcgAAGGACAGCGACGATGAGGAGGAGGTCGTCCACGTCGACCGCGACCACTTCATGGACGAGTTCTTCGAGCAG GTGGAGGAGATCCGGGGCTGCATCGAGAAGCTGTCGGAAGACGTGGAGCAGGTGAAGAAGCAGCACAGCGCCATCCTGGCCGCCCCCAACCCCGACGAGA AGAcgaagcaggagctggaggaccTCACGGCCGACATCAAGAAGACGGCGAACAAAGTGCGCTCCAAGTTGAAAG CCATCGAGCAGAGCATCGAGCAGGAGGAAGGTCTGAACCGCTCCTCGGCCGACTTACGCATCCGGAAAACGCAG cactcgACGCTGTCCCGCAAGTTCGTGGAGGTGATGACGGAGTACAACGCCACCCAGTCCAAGTACCGCGACCGGTGCAAGGACAGGATCCAGAGACAGCTGGAGATCA CCGGCCGGACCACCACCAACGAGGAGCTGGAGGACATGCTGGAGAGCGGGAAGTTGGCCATCTTCACGGATGAC ATCAAAATGGACTCGCAGATGACCAAACAGGCCCTGAACGAGATCGAGACGCGACACAACGAGATCATAAAGCTGGAAACGAGCATCCGGGAGCTGCACGACATGTTTGTGGACATGGCGATGCTGGTGGAGAGCCAG GGCGAGATGATCGACCGCATCGAGTACAACGTGGAACACTCGGTCGACTACGTGGAACGAGCCGTGTCGGACACCAAAAAAGCCGTAAAGTACCAGAGCAAAGCCCGGAGG AAGAAAATTATGATCATAATTTGTTGCGTGGTGCTGGGGGTGGTCTTGGCCTCCTCCATCGGGGGCACGTTGGGCTTGTAG